One Tessaracoccus lacteus DNA window includes the following coding sequences:
- a CDS encoding M23 family metallopeptidase yields the protein MPPASAAAVAAERAPTFEDLLENRSKQLQATAAQVDQVRFQSLLAKHEKRERKVASDIEAELTRLKDLSRFTWPTKGGVASGFGMRKHPILGSMRLHNGADIGGACGNPIYATQSGTVTRANFSRSAGNNVRIDHGRIKGKNVETSYLHMSKYAVSAGQSVTKGDVIGYVGTTGLSTACHLHLALYENGKGADPVPYLVKD from the coding sequence TTGCCCCCCGCCTCGGCGGCAGCCGTCGCCGCTGAGCGGGCGCCCACCTTCGAGGACCTGCTGGAGAACCGCAGCAAACAACTCCAGGCAACCGCCGCTCAGGTCGACCAGGTGCGGTTCCAGTCTCTCCTCGCCAAACACGAGAAACGCGAGCGCAAAGTCGCCTCCGACATCGAGGCAGAACTCACCCGGTTGAAGGACCTCAGCAGGTTCACCTGGCCCACCAAGGGTGGCGTGGCCTCGGGATTCGGGATGCGCAAGCACCCCATCCTCGGCTCCATGCGCCTGCACAACGGCGCGGATATCGGAGGCGCGTGCGGGAACCCCATCTACGCCACTCAGTCCGGAACCGTGACCAGGGCCAACTTCAGCCGCAGCGCCGGCAACAACGTCCGGATCGACCACGGTCGTATCAAGGGCAAGAACGTCGAGACCTCCTACCTCCACATGAGCAAGTACGCCGTCAGCGCAGGCCAGAGTGTCACCAAGGGCGACGTGATCGGCTACGTCGGAACCACCGGGCTGTCCACCGCCTGCCACCTCCACCTAGCCCTCTACGAGAACGGCAAGGGTGCCGACCCTGTGCCCTACCTCGTGAAGGACTGA
- a CDS encoding Crp/Fnr family transcriptional regulator, with product MATGAVKAVRPALDGRETILDLCAPGDFLGAVPALGEDVYSDTAWAVSASCLLGLEAHDFDAIMERFPAVARATLRGVSRRLSQAQQAVHLLAGAPLEQRLAAILLLIADKMGRPWDGGTLLDVPLTREDLASMTGAAPESVSRLLSGWRREGLIDSGRRWIAVRDPKALHSLRDA from the coding sequence GTGGCCACGGGGGCCGTCAAGGCGGTACGCCCAGCCCTCGATGGCCGCGAGACGATCCTCGACCTGTGCGCTCCGGGCGACTTCCTCGGTGCTGTTCCCGCGTTGGGCGAGGACGTCTACTCAGACACCGCCTGGGCGGTCTCCGCCTCGTGCCTGTTGGGCCTAGAGGCTCATGACTTCGACGCGATCATGGAGAGGTTCCCCGCCGTGGCCAGGGCCACCCTCAGGGGTGTCTCCCGCAGGTTGAGCCAGGCACAGCAGGCGGTCCATCTGTTGGCGGGCGCACCGTTGGAGCAGCGCCTAGCGGCCATCCTGCTGCTGATCGCGGACAAGATGGGCCGCCCCTGGGACGGCGGTACCCTGCTCGATGTGCCGCTGACACGCGAGGATTTGGCCTCGATGACCGGCGCTGCGCCTGAGTCGGTCAGCCGGCTGTTGAGCGGGTGGCGACGAGAGGGCCTGATCGACTCGGGCCGACGATGGATCGCCGTGCGCGACCCCAAGGCCCTCCACTCGTTGCGCGACGCCTGA
- a CDS encoding DUF3817 domain-containing protein: protein MTTTNKPQTISPRILFRSFAIAEMFTWAGLITALVLRAFDIANLVPIAGGIHGFIFLCYSATTIFVWVNQKWHASVGLTGLLLAIMPFATGPFEIIVDRKGLLTGDWRLAPGGEAPHGFIEHVQAWVLRHVLLSVVLLVLLVTTLFMTLVWLGPPLPRN, encoded by the coding sequence ATGACCACGACAAACAAACCCCAGACCATCAGCCCGCGCATACTCTTCCGGAGCTTCGCCATCGCCGAGATGTTCACCTGGGCCGGCCTCATCACCGCGCTCGTTCTCCGCGCGTTCGATATCGCCAACCTCGTCCCAATCGCCGGAGGCATCCACGGATTCATCTTCCTCTGCTACTCCGCGACCACGATCTTCGTGTGGGTGAACCAGAAATGGCACGCCTCCGTCGGTCTCACCGGGCTGCTGCTCGCGATCATGCCATTCGCCACGGGGCCATTCGAGATCATCGTCGATCGCAAAGGATTGCTGACCGGCGACTGGCGACTCGCTCCCGGCGGCGAGGCACCGCACGGTTTCATCGAGCATGTCCAGGCCTGGGTGCTGCGGCACGTGCTTCTCTCGGTCGTGCTGCTGGTCCTTCTCGTCACGACGCTCTTCATGACCCTGGTCTGGCTGGGGCCACCCCTACCCCGCAACTAA
- a CDS encoding response regulator, with the protein MTTTVLLVDDHPVVRSGLRAVLDAAETLKVVGEAATGEEAITLAAHLQPDVVLCDLRLGNGIDGIQTTTALRALDPAPAVLILTTFDRDAEILGAIEAGAAGYLLKEVDPEVIIDGIHRAAAGDTVLAPDLASRVLKGMRSPLPKLTDREIDVLRLLATGSANKEIARTLFVTEATVKSHLVHIFTKLGVDSRSRAIHVAQETGLI; encoded by the coding sequence ATGACCACCACCGTTCTCCTGGTCGATGACCACCCGGTCGTGCGCAGCGGGCTCCGTGCCGTACTCGATGCGGCGGAGACTCTGAAGGTCGTCGGGGAAGCCGCCACCGGCGAAGAAGCCATCACCCTGGCAGCGCACCTACAACCCGATGTGGTGCTCTGCGACTTACGCCTCGGCAACGGCATCGACGGCATCCAGACCACGACCGCACTCCGCGCCCTCGACCCCGCCCCTGCGGTGCTCATCCTGACCACCTTCGATCGCGACGCCGAAATCCTCGGGGCAATCGAAGCAGGAGCAGCGGGCTACCTCCTCAAGGAGGTCGATCCTGAGGTCATCATCGACGGCATCCACCGCGCCGCCGCCGGCGACACGGTGCTCGCCCCCGATCTCGCCTCCCGGGTACTCAAGGGCATGCGCAGTCCGCTCCCGAAACTCACCGACCGCGAGATCGACGTGCTCCGTCTCCTCGCAACCGGATCGGCGAACAAGGAGATCGCCCGCACCCTCTTCGTCACCGAGGCCACCGTCAAGAGTCACCTCGTCCACATCTTCACCAAGCTCGGCGTCGACAGCCGCTCCCGCGCGATCCATGTTGCGCAGGAGACCGGCCTGATCTGA
- a CDS encoding chromate transporter, translated as MAKTLTPDARRATIAVGALTLVLLIPGGLAQVAAIIAAAIAGWAWPRPSIAPAQGADAFSARVPRTVAIGSLIVFALLLAILPILATVTGNGAVGLVDVFYRAGSLVFGGGHVVLPLLEAETVQTGLVGHDAFLAGYGAAQAVPGPADNSRQ; from the coding sequence ATGGCGAAGACCCTCACCCCGGACGCGCGGCGGGCGACGATCGCGGTCGGCGCGCTGACCCTGGTGCTGCTGATCCCGGGGGGTCTGGCACAGGTCGCTGCGATCATCGCCGCCGCGATCGCCGGATGGGCATGGCCGCGTCCTTCCATCGCGCCGGCGCAGGGGGCAGATGCGTTTTCGGCCAGAGTGCCGCGAACGGTGGCGATCGGGAGTCTGATCGTGTTCGCACTGCTGCTGGCGATCCTGCCGATCCTGGCCACGGTGACCGGGAATGGTGCGGTCGGGCTGGTGGATGTGTTCTATCGGGCTGGGTCTCTCGTGTTCGGCGGCGGGCATGTCGTCCTGCCGCTGCTGGAAGCGGAGACGGTGCAGACCGGCCTCGTCGGACACGATGCATTCCTCGCCGGATACGGTGCCGCGCAGGCCGTACCAGGGCCAGCTGACAACTCCCGCCAGTAG
- a CDS encoding IS3 family transposase (programmed frameshift) translates to MPKPHPKEFRDDVIAVARKGEAPIGQIAKDFGISESCLRNWLAKADRVDAPAADNRSAAELREANKRIRLLEQENEVLRRAAAYLSRDNQPKMMFPLVTDLAQTKGTLRVPVAVSCRVLGFSRQAYYQWLACPVSQRDWDDAHLINAAIDLHAEDPGLGYRLIADDLPEMGITAGENRVHRLCKLQRIRSFHSVKNGSWKKPGPAVHDDLVQRQFHAEGPNRLWLTDITEHRTSEGKLYLCAVKDVWSNRIVGYSIDTRMKKRIAINALRMAVQRRGPVAGCIVHSDRGSQFRAHTYVAELKVHDLTGSMGRVASSPDNAAMESFFALLQKNVLNRHPWTSRAELRLAMITWIEKSYHRRRRQRRLGKLTPVEFEAVHHTTTQAA, encoded by the exons ATGCCCAAGCCCCATCCGAAAGAGTTCCGCGATGATGTGATCGCGGTCGCCCGCAAGGGCGAGGCCCCGATCGGCCAGATCGCCAAGGACTTCGGGATCAGTGAGTCCTGCCTGCGCAACTGGCTGGCCAAGGCCGATCGTGTTGATGCCCCCGCCGCAGACAACCGCTCCGCAGCCGAACTACGGGAAGCCAACAAGCGCATCCGGCTGCTGGAGCAGGAGAACGAAGTCCTGCGCCGCGCCGCCGCCTACCTGTCCCGCGACA ATCAACCCAAAATGATGTTCCCCTTGGTCACCGACCTGGCCCAGACCAAGGGGACGCTCCGGGTGCCGGTCGCGGTCTCCTGCCGGGTGCTGGGCTTCTCGCGGCAGGCCTACTACCAGTGGCTCGCCTGCCCAGTCTCGCAGCGCGACTGGGACGATGCACACCTGATCAACGCCGCCATCGACCTGCATGCCGAAGACCCTGGTCTGGGTTATCGCCTCATCGCCGATGACCTGCCCGAGATGGGCATCACCGCTGGTGAGAACCGAGTCCACCGGCTCTGCAAGCTGCAGCGGATCCGTTCGTTCCACTCGGTCAAGAACGGGTCATGGAAGAAGCCCGGGCCGGCGGTCCACGATGACCTGGTGCAGCGCCAGTTCCATGCCGAGGGGCCTAACCGGTTGTGGTTGACCGACATCACCGAGCACCGCACCAGCGAGGGCAAGCTGTACCTGTGTGCGGTCAAGGACGTCTGGTCCAACCGCATTGTGGGGTACTCGATCGACACCCGCATGAAGAAGCGGATCGCGATCAACGCCCTGCGCATGGCCGTCCAACGTCGCGGACCAGTTGCTGGTTGCATCGTCCACTCGGACCGAGGCAGCCAATTCCGAGCCCACACCTATGTGGCCGAGTTGAAGGTCCACGACCTCACAGGTTCCATGGGCAGGGTCGCCTCAAGTCCCGACAATGCCGCCATGGAGAGCTTCTTCGCGCTGCTGCAGAAGAACGTCCTCAACCGCCACCCGTGGACCAGCCGGGCCGAGCTGCGGCTGGCCATGATCACCTGGATCGAGAAGTCTTACCACCGCCGACGCCGCCAACGGCGTCTCGGCAAACTCACCCCAGTAGAGTTCGAAGCAGTCCATCACACGACCACACAGGCCGCCTGA
- a CDS encoding heavy metal translocating P-type ATPase, which yields MRTLTALLHRRWAIPGVSGLLIVVSILAERLFDQQLIVNALMVAAAAVAGTPIVIKATRALLTRAIGIDLLVSVAAIGAIIIGEYWEAAAVTFLFAVGHALEAATLNKTRSALAELVAVAPDAAVVLRDGHQVEVPANEVAMGEIVLVKNGAKVPVDGEVVAGTGSIDEASITGESIPVEKYKADHVFAGTVSRSGFLQVLATGVGADTTLARIIHRVEEAQDAKARTAQFMDRFSAWYTPAIMVGALAVGLTTSDVVLALTLLVIGCPGALVISIPVSIVAGIGRAARDGILIKGGEFLETSAKIDTVAVDKTGTLTEGRPQLTDVIVLNPALDRTGVLRWAALAEAGSEHPLARPILDAAADAGVAPVGLADQTEPVPGKGIAATTGQHRVLIGNAALLEHYHLPDTLQATRVAEELAAAGQTPMIVAIDDTVAGVIAVADALRTDAAAMVDRLHHSGVRTVVMLTGDAPQVAHAVATATGIDEVHAGLLPEDKLDAVAALQRRGHTVAMVGDGVNDAPALATANIGVAMGAAGSAVAVETADIALMGDDLLKLPEAISLAKRTVNNMRQNITIAMITVTLLLVGVLFGGVTMAIGMLVHEASVLIVIINAMRLLRRRAPTTQRASVRIRAELTG from the coding sequence ATGAGAACACTGACCGCACTACTGCACCGCCGCTGGGCGATCCCCGGCGTCTCGGGTCTGCTGATCGTCGTCTCCATCCTGGCCGAGCGGCTGTTCGACCAGCAGCTCATCGTGAATGCGCTGATGGTGGCTGCGGCAGCCGTTGCAGGCACCCCCATCGTCATCAAGGCCACCCGCGCCCTGCTCACTCGCGCGATCGGGATCGACCTGCTGGTCAGCGTGGCCGCGATCGGAGCGATCATCATCGGCGAGTACTGGGAGGCTGCGGCCGTCACCTTCCTGTTCGCCGTCGGCCACGCACTAGAAGCGGCCACGCTGAACAAGACACGTTCAGCATTGGCCGAGCTGGTGGCCGTTGCTCCCGATGCGGCGGTCGTGCTGCGGGACGGCCATCAGGTCGAAGTCCCTGCCAATGAGGTCGCGATGGGCGAGATCGTGCTGGTCAAGAACGGCGCCAAGGTCCCCGTCGACGGCGAGGTCGTGGCCGGCACCGGGAGCATCGACGAGGCCTCGATCACCGGCGAGTCGATCCCGGTGGAGAAGTACAAGGCCGATCACGTCTTCGCCGGCACCGTCTCCCGTAGCGGCTTCTTGCAGGTGCTTGCCACCGGTGTCGGGGCCGACACCACCCTGGCCCGGATCATTCACCGGGTCGAGGAGGCCCAGGACGCCAAGGCCCGTACCGCCCAATTCATGGACCGCTTCTCAGCCTGGTACACCCCCGCCATCATGGTCGGCGCACTCGCCGTCGGCCTGACCACCTCCGACGTCGTGCTGGCGCTGACCCTGCTGGTCATCGGCTGCCCCGGCGCCCTGGTGATCTCCATCCCGGTCTCGATCGTCGCCGGGATCGGCCGCGCCGCCCGGGACGGCATCCTCATCAAGGGCGGGGAGTTCCTGGAGACCTCAGCCAAGATCGACACCGTCGCGGTCGATAAGACCGGGACCCTCACCGAAGGCCGACCCCAGCTCACCGACGTCATCGTGCTCAATCCAGCCCTCGACCGCACCGGCGTCCTGCGATGGGCCGCGCTCGCCGAGGCCGGCTCCGAACACCCCCTCGCCCGCCCGATCCTGGACGCCGCGGCCGACGCCGGCGTCGCCCCGGTCGGGCTCGCCGACCAGACCGAGCCCGTGCCCGGCAAGGGCATCGCCGCCACCACCGGCCAGCACCGGGTCCTGATCGGCAACGCCGCGCTGCTGGAGCACTACCACCTGCCTGACACCCTCCAAGCAACCCGCGTCGCCGAAGAACTCGCCGCCGCCGGGCAGACACCGATGATCGTCGCCATCGACGACACCGTCGCAGGCGTCATTGCCGTCGCCGACGCTCTGCGGACCGATGCCGCAGCGATGGTCGACCGCCTGCACCACTCTGGCGTGCGCACCGTCGTCATGCTCACCGGCGACGCCCCGCAGGTCGCCCACGCCGTGGCCACCGCGACCGGCATCGACGAGGTCCACGCCGGTCTGCTGCCCGAGGACAAACTCGACGCCGTCGCCGCGCTGCAACGCCGCGGACACACCGTGGCTATGGTCGGAGACGGCGTCAACGATGCCCCCGCCCTGGCCACCGCCAACATCGGTGTAGCCATGGGCGCCGCCGGATCAGCCGTCGCCGTCGAGACCGCCGACATCGCCCTCATGGGCGACGACCTGCTCAAACTCCCCGAAGCGATATCGCTGGCCAAACGCACCGTCAACAACATGCGCCAGAACATCACCATCGCCATGATCACCGTCACCCTGTTGCTCGTCGGCGTCCTCTTCGGCGGCGTCACAATGGCTATCGGCATGCTCGTCCACGAAGCATCCGTCCTCATCGTCATCATCAACGCCATGCGCCTCCTACGCCGACGGGCCCCCACCACCCAGAGAGCATCGGTCCGGATCAGGGCCGAGCTCACGGGCTAA
- a CDS encoding DUF2871 domain-containing protein: MKRLLNASFIYMLAGVASGLFYREFTKLNDFPEGQFTQLGLAHTHLLTLGFIVLLIVLALEKVFTISRSPKLFAWFFWLYNAGLILTSAMLIWHGTLTVLGKESNAMIAGIAGLGHIAITAGMIVFFVALRRAVTGRTPVPAEAAAA; this comes from the coding sequence GTGAAGAGACTTCTCAACGCCTCGTTCATCTACATGCTCGCCGGTGTCGCCTCCGGCCTGTTCTACCGCGAGTTCACCAAGCTCAACGACTTCCCCGAGGGCCAGTTCACGCAGCTCGGCCTCGCCCACACGCACCTGCTGACCCTCGGGTTCATCGTGTTGCTGATCGTGCTCGCCCTCGAAAAGGTCTTCACGATCTCCCGCAGCCCCAAGCTATTCGCCTGGTTCTTCTGGCTCTACAACGCCGGATTGATCCTCACCTCCGCGATGCTCATCTGGCACGGCACCCTAACCGTCCTCGGTAAGGAATCGAACGCGATGATCGCGGGGATCGCAGGGCTGGGGCACATCGCGATCACGGCAGGCATGATCGTCTTCTTCGTCGCGCTCCGCCGCGCCGTTACCGGCCGCACGCCGGTGCCCGCCGAAGCCGCGGCGGCCTGA
- a CDS encoding heavy-metal-associated domain-containing protein, translating into MTTNASSTRTVLRAEGFSCPSCVAKIEKQVGRLDGVSAVKVHFASARIEVDHDPALASVEDLVAAVAKAGYVARPATF; encoded by the coding sequence ATGACGACGAACGCTTCTTCCACACGCACCGTCCTGCGGGCCGAGGGCTTCTCCTGCCCCTCGTGCGTGGCCAAGATCGAGAAGCAGGTGGGGCGCTTGGACGGCGTGTCGGCGGTGAAGGTGCACTTCGCCTCGGCTCGCATTGAGGTCGACCACGATCCGGCGCTGGCGAGCGTCGAGGACCTGGTGGCCGCGGTGGCCAAGGCCGGCTACGTGGCACGACCGGCCACCTTCTAG
- a CDS encoding sensor histidine kinase — MTIGQHLMAVVLTAIGVIRAIGDGVGMPAAIISGIAILAWHTAGTILPSKTRSRSVAVWWLLGFAAIWIAAVAVSAEFVWLAFLLWLLAGHLLPLRWGLLFSGFVLAVVIVAPILHHGTTSYANIFGPLIGGIFAFGISRGYLQLLRDAAERERLVASLTRLQAETAELQDELALAQRHSGAIAERARISRDIHDTIAQALSSIRLLAHAGAGRTDDPDAARTLAQVETLAGDSLADVRRIVAALAPVELDDDALASALQRMLDRVRDETGLQGELHVDDSMPILPTEVEVALLRTAQSALANVRLHARASRVIMSLIDADDTVRLDIIDDGTGFDQPAWEQDADAGSSYGLRFMRARLRELGGGLDLESTPGEGTALSIHLPIRPGPVSVTVADTTTEEMP; from the coding sequence ATGACGATCGGTCAGCACCTCATGGCGGTCGTGCTGACCGCCATCGGGGTCATCCGCGCTATCGGCGACGGGGTCGGGATGCCTGCGGCGATCATCTCGGGCATCGCGATCCTCGCCTGGCACACCGCCGGCACGATCCTGCCGTCGAAGACCCGGTCACGCAGCGTGGCGGTGTGGTGGCTGCTCGGGTTCGCCGCAATCTGGATCGCCGCGGTCGCGGTCTCCGCCGAGTTCGTCTGGCTCGCGTTCCTGCTCTGGCTGCTCGCCGGGCACCTGCTGCCGCTCCGCTGGGGGCTGCTGTTCTCGGGCTTCGTGCTCGCTGTCGTGATCGTCGCCCCGATCCTGCACCACGGCACTACAAGCTATGCCAACATCTTCGGGCCGCTCATCGGCGGCATCTTCGCCTTCGGCATCTCACGCGGCTACCTGCAACTGCTCCGTGACGCCGCGGAGAGGGAACGTCTCGTCGCCTCGCTTACCCGACTCCAGGCCGAGACCGCCGAGCTGCAGGACGAACTCGCGCTCGCCCAACGCCACTCGGGTGCCATCGCCGAACGCGCCCGCATCTCCCGCGACATCCACGACACCATCGCTCAGGCGCTCTCCTCGATCCGGCTCCTCGCCCACGCCGGAGCCGGCCGCACTGACGACCCAGACGCAGCGCGCACCCTCGCACAGGTTGAGACCCTTGCCGGTGACAGCCTCGCCGATGTGCGCCGCATCGTCGCCGCGCTCGCCCCTGTGGAACTCGACGACGACGCCCTCGCCTCCGCACTACAACGGATGCTCGACCGTGTCCGCGACGAGACCGGGCTCCAAGGTGAGCTGCATGTGGACGACTCGATGCCGATCCTGCCGACCGAGGTCGAAGTCGCACTCCTGCGCACCGCACAGTCGGCCCTCGCGAACGTGCGCCTCCACGCCAGAGCATCCCGTGTCATCATGAGCCTCATCGACGCCGACGACACCGTGCGGCTCGATATCATCGACGACGGCACAGGCTTCGACCAGCCCGCCTGGGAACAGGACGCCGATGCCGGATCGAGCTACGGCCTGCGTTTCATGCGAGCCCGCCTCCGCGAACTCGGCGGCGGCCTCGACCTCGAGAGCACGCCTGGTGAGGGCACCGCGCTCTCCATCCATCTCCCGATCCGTCCGGGCCCAGTCTCGGTCACCGTTGCCGACACCACCACAGAGGAGATGCCATGA
- a CDS encoding DHA2 family efflux MFS transporter permease subunit has protein sequence MTAAPTTQESAPTRREWLGLTVLSIGLGLIVLDGTIVGVALPAIIGDLHLDITDAQWVNSLYAVLLAALLLSTGNLADRWGRKRLFLAGLIVFVAGSLLAAAASTAGVLIGARAVQAIGAAFIMPSTLSTVNAVFRGKYRAAAFGVWGAVISGAAAVGPLAGGALTQWASWHWIFLVNLPLGVLVFIAALFTVPETRGEKERPGIDVDGALLSAIGFGALVFAVIEGPDLGWWTPKSDLTVFEWVWPKDAAISAVPVAFALAAIALVLFVIWERHREKVQRAALLDLDLFKFSTFSWGNLTAAMVAVGEFAIIFVLPLYLINALGLDVMGAGLVLAAMAVGAFLSGAAARHLAARFGAPGTVLIGLGLEVAGVLILAQLLGPATPGWLIAIPLVVYGLGLGLASAQLTGTVLQDIPVEVSGQGSATQSTVRQIGSALGTAFAGATLSISLALTLPTALGDAGLTGAEADSLADAARQSAGTTIMQLREQGSSSSLGDQTATAVDALTSGFADATRWALLIATVFLALGFIGALRLRRASVATPINPSAQQEAHPS, from the coding sequence ATGACTGCAGCACCAACCACCCAGGAGAGCGCGCCGACCCGGCGGGAATGGCTCGGCCTCACCGTCCTCTCCATCGGGCTCGGCCTCATCGTGCTCGACGGAACGATCGTCGGTGTCGCGCTGCCCGCCATCATCGGCGACCTGCATCTCGACATCACCGACGCGCAATGGGTGAACAGCCTCTACGCCGTGCTGCTCGCCGCCTTGCTTCTCTCCACTGGAAACCTCGCGGATCGGTGGGGGCGCAAGCGGCTCTTCCTCGCAGGCCTCATCGTGTTCGTCGCCGGCAGTCTGCTCGCCGCCGCCGCGTCCACCGCGGGGGTGCTGATCGGGGCGCGTGCGGTGCAGGCGATCGGGGCGGCGTTCATCATGCCCTCCACCCTCTCCACCGTGAACGCCGTGTTCCGGGGCAAATACCGTGCCGCGGCGTTCGGGGTATGGGGCGCCGTGATCTCCGGCGCTGCCGCCGTCGGCCCACTCGCCGGCGGTGCGCTCACCCAGTGGGCCTCGTGGCACTGGATCTTCCTGGTGAACCTCCCACTTGGCGTCCTCGTGTTCATCGCCGCGCTCTTCACCGTGCCCGAGACGCGCGGTGAGAAGGAGCGTCCCGGTATCGATGTCGACGGCGCGCTGCTCAGCGCCATCGGATTCGGGGCGCTCGTGTTCGCCGTCATCGAAGGCCCCGACCTTGGCTGGTGGACCCCGAAGAGCGACCTCACCGTCTTCGAATGGGTATGGCCGAAAGATGCAGCAATCTCCGCCGTGCCCGTCGCGTTCGCCCTTGCCGCGATCGCGCTGGTCCTGTTCGTGATCTGGGAACGACACCGCGAGAAGGTACAGCGCGCAGCGCTCCTCGACCTCGACCTGTTCAAGTTCTCCACGTTCTCGTGGGGGAACCTCACCGCCGCGATGGTCGCCGTCGGTGAGTTCGCGATCATCTTCGTCCTCCCGCTCTACCTCATCAACGCCCTTGGTCTCGACGTCATGGGCGCCGGCCTCGTGCTCGCCGCGATGGCCGTCGGCGCGTTCCTCTCCGGTGCCGCGGCCCGGCATCTCGCCGCGAGGTTCGGCGCGCCCGGAACCGTACTCATCGGGCTGGGCCTCGAAGTCGCAGGGGTCCTCATCCTCGCACAGCTCCTCGGGCCTGCGACCCCGGGCTGGCTCATCGCGATCCCTCTGGTCGTCTACGGCCTCGGCCTCGGTCTCGCCTCCGCACAGCTCACCGGCACAGTCCTCCAAGACATCCCAGTCGAAGTCTCCGGCCAGGGATCGGCCACCCAGAGCACCGTCCGGCAGATCGGCTCCGCCCTCGGCACCGCATTCGCCGGGGCGACGCTCTCGATCTCCCTCGCGCTCACTCTCCCCACCGCCCTCGGCGACGCGGGACTCACCGGCGCGGAGGCGGACTCGCTTGCCGACGCCGCCCGCCAGTCCGCGGGCACCACGATCATGCAGCTCCGAGAACAGGGAAGCAGTAGCAGTCTCGGCGATCAGACCGCGACGGCTGTCGACGCGCTCACGAGCGGATTCGCCGATGCGACCCGCTGGGCGCTCCTGATCGCGACCGTGTTCCTCGCGCTCGGATTCATCGGTGCCCTGCGCCTGCGCCGTGCATCGGTTGCGACTCCCATCAACCCGTCAGCACAGCAAGAAGCTCATCCTTCATGA
- a CDS encoding multicopper oxidase domain-containing protein, which yields MAISQARTSPTTSAGIQPPRDTGTSRRALLGGGFALAGSWLLTGCVPAASDPAIPGGSRWPRGSLTDQPIVQKTLRAAPSIIDLGGTLAEAWAYNDTLPGIDLRANPGDLLRLNLDNQLPSPTTIHWHGRDCPQFA from the coding sequence GTGGCCATCTCCCAAGCTCGGACTTCTCCGACCACCAGTGCCGGCATCCAACCACCCCGCGACACCGGAACCTCACGTCGAGCACTGCTGGGCGGTGGATTCGCACTCGCCGGCAGCTGGCTTCTCACCGGATGCGTACCCGCGGCGAGCGACCCTGCGATTCCCGGTGGCTCGCGGTGGCCACGTGGATCGCTCACCGATCAACCCATCGTCCAGAAGACGCTGCGGGCAGCGCCTTCGATCATCGACCTCGGCGGCACGTTGGCCGAGGCCTGGGCCTACAACGACACCCTTCCCGGGATCGACCTTCGAGCCAACCCGGGCGATCTGCTGCGCCTCAACCTGGACAACCAACTCCCCAGCCCCACCACGATCCACTGGCACGGAAGGGACTGCCCCCAGTTTGCTTGA
- a CDS encoding TetR/AcrR family transcriptional regulator, whose product MIVERGVAGATYRLIAEAADVALGSMTHHFTSRDELALAAFERFAEESFSHLDSATSAGVGDPVERLAQMVVSEFNDQPRERILLAEMYVLAFRDERYAALMRRWMQRSQAAIERQLPGLNGRALDAVREGLTLQRYFAPGEVGTDLVHATLSAVAYGTAEQRLGESGVIPGRRPCVNPTPG is encoded by the coding sequence GTGATCGTCGAGCGTGGTGTGGCCGGTGCGACCTACCGGCTGATCGCCGAGGCCGCAGATGTGGCGCTGGGGTCGATGACGCATCACTTCACGAGCCGGGACGAGCTGGCGCTGGCGGCGTTCGAGAGGTTCGCCGAGGAGTCCTTCTCCCATCTGGACTCGGCCACCTCTGCCGGGGTGGGCGATCCGGTGGAGCGATTGGCGCAGATGGTGGTCTCAGAGTTCAACGATCAACCGCGGGAACGCATTCTACTTGCCGAGATGTATGTGCTGGCGTTCCGCGATGAGCGGTATGCGGCGCTGATGCGCCGATGGATGCAGCGATCCCAAGCGGCTATCGAGCGCCAGCTCCCCGGCCTCAACGGCCGGGCCCTGGATGCGGTGCGAGAAGGGCTGACCCTGCAGCGCTACTTCGCTCCAGGCGAGGTCGGCACCGATCTGGTGCACGCCACGCTCAGCGCCGTGGCATATGGGACAGCCGAGCAGCGACTCGGAGAGTCAGGAGTGATCCCCGGCCGTCGTCCATGCGTGAACCCCACGCCGGGCTAG